CTTGCGGTGTTTCTCTCCCCATTTATATAATTCGCCGATAAGAGGCTTTAATGTTTGGCCATAGGGCGTGAGTCTGTATTCCACACACAGGCTGCGTATCATACACCGTGCGCGAAACAAGTTCGTTTATTTCCAGATCCTTCAGTTCTTTCGAAAGTACCTTCGCCGTAATTCCCGGTATATCGCGCACAAGCTGGTTAAATCGTTTTTTATTAAAGCTGAGCGCCAGAATAATCTGCAGTTTCCATTTTCCGCTCAGTATATCCAGCGCATCTTTTACGGGCAGCATCTTTATTCTGCATTCGTGTGAACTATGCGGAGCCTGCCTTTCGCAAATGTTGTCTTTTTTCATCACCTTCAAAAGTACATCTGATTGGGTTTGCTTTCTATATGATAGTAGTTACCTTTTGGATACCAGTTTCTTTTTTGCTACCAGTTACCATTTGTAAACCGAAGCCTTACCATCAGCCACACCGCATACATTTGCTTCATAAACCAAACGCTTTTATTCATGAACGATAAGACAAAACGAATCATATCAATCATATTGGGTGTAGTCCCCTCACTCATGCTGCTTATGAGTGCTGCAATGAAATTAGCAAAAGCCGAGCCGGTTTTTACCGGTTTAACAAAAGCAGGTTTTGGCGACAAGATACTGCTGCTTGGCCTTGTTGAGCTTGTGTCAGTGGCGCTTTTTCTGATTCCTAAAACATGGAAAATTGGCTTTCTGCTTTTGTGCGGCTATCTCGGTGGAGCCATGTCAATTGAAATTGCCGGTGGTCAGTTTCCGGTTGCAGGCGTATTGCTGGCAGTGTGCTGGGTTTCGGCCTACCTGCGTGATCGCAGCATGTTTGCAATAGGGTGATTTATGTTTATTAAAAAGCCGGACAGCTTTTGTGTGTCCGGCTTTTTAGCGGGCTGTGTTTTTGAAGTCTGTAAGATCCAGTTTGATCAGCTCCCAATACTTTCCGCGCAGACAATCAGGTTCAAAATCATTATCGGCTGCGGAAAAGTCTGTGAATTTTTCAATAAGTAAATCCCGGTTATGGGAATATGGATATCGCTGCTGATGCAGTTCGAGCATGCCTGTGAAGGAATACTCTTCATGCAATTCATGGATATCCCAAAAATCTTTTTTCCTGCCGCCACGCTGAATCACGTCCATCTTCATGGCAATGATTTCTGCTACACTTGCAAGCCTCACTCCTTTTGAGAGTACAGGGGGAAATATGAATGGATCTGTAGAATAGTATAAATCAATTTTCAACAACTCGTTTTCTGCATGCCCTGCAAAGTACGACTTCCCCATCCCCACAATATTGTTACCTCCCGGGTCGATATGTGTAAACTTCTCGCGCAGAAAATTTTCAAGTACATCAAAGTTTACACTTCCGTACAGCGCATCCGTAAACAAATCAATATCAACCGACATTCTGTGTCCGCGCAGTAAACTCAATGCCGTGCCTCCCACAAGCCTGAATGAGTCGAATTCCGGTGCGTCCATCAGCATGCGGAGCGTACTTTTCAGCAGTGGCGAAACGGTATTATAATGAAGTTTAATGCTCATTTTTCCCCAGCACGGAATCAATGGCCGTTTGCCCGTAATAGTTAATTATTGCTTGCTTTTCCGCATCATTACCCCGTTCAAAAACACGTTTTATAATTGCCGCTTTGTTTTTCTCCCAATCAATGAGATCAAAGCGTGTATCCCAAAAGAGTACAGCCCGGAGTTTGGTAGTAAGCGGGTGCGTTTTTGCCTGCTCACGTTTTAAACGGGCAATTTCATAATAGACCTGAAGCATCATGAAGTAACCTTCCTCGAAACCCAATGCCGACTCTATTTTTAAGGCAAGCGCGGTATTCATGCCTCGCCGGCCTTTGGTAATAGCCGTAATGGTTTGAGGAAATTCCTGCAACGAAAGCGCAAAACGGCCTTTCGCTATTTTGCGCTTTTTCAGCTCCCGGTCTAAAATAATACCTGGATGAATACCTGATAATTTGATTGTTTGCATTTCCACACCCAAAAATAAGCAAATTTGTTTAAACAAAAATACTTATACCTTATCAATAGTGTAATAAATTGAAAATCATAAGCATAAAAGCCAGTGGCGATGTCTTTTGAAACATCGCCACTGGCTTTTTCGGTATAATTTCAGCTTAAAACTCCGCGTTCTTCGGTGTGCGTGGGAACGGAATCACATCGCGGATGTTGGTCATGCCGGTAACAAACAGCAGTAAACGCTCGAAACCGAGGCCGAAGCCGCTGTGCGGGCAGGTACCGAACTGACGTGTTTCGAGGTACCACCAAAGCGATTCTTCGGGAATGCCTTGTTCTTTCACACGCGCGTGCAGGAGTTCGTAGTTTTCCTCGCGTTGCGAACCACCAATAATTTCGCCGATCCACGGGAACAGAATATCCATGGCGCGTACGGTTTTACCATCGGGGTTTTGCTTCATGTAGAAGGCTTTGATGGCTTTGGGATAATTGATCACAATTACCGGTCCGCCGAAATGTTCCACAAGAAAGTTCTCATGTTCTTTCTGCAAATCCTTGCCCCAGCCGGGCTCGTACTCGAATGGTTTTTTGGCGTGTGTGGCAATGAGCACATCAACGGCATCGGTATAGGTGATGCGTGTAAACGGCTTGCCTACTACCGATTGCAGACGGGCCAGCAGTTTATCATCATATGTATCGTTGAGGAACTGTACATCTTCGGCGCAGTTGTCGAGCGCATACTGTACGAGGTATTT
This genomic window from Bacteroidota bacterium contains:
- a CDS encoding DoxX family protein → MNDKTKRIISIILGVVPSLMLLMSAAMKLAKAEPVFTGLTKAGFGDKILLLGLVELVSVALFLIPKTWKIGFLLLCGYLGGAMSIEIAGGQFPVAGVLLAVCWVSAYLRDRSMFAIG
- a CDS encoding nucleotidyl transferase AbiEii/AbiGii toxin family protein — protein: MSIKLHYNTVSPLLKSTLRMLMDAPEFDSFRLVGGTALSLLRGHRMSVDIDLFTDALYGSVNFDVLENFLREKFTHIDPGGNNIVGMGKSYFAGHAENELLKIDLYYSTDPFIFPPVLSKGVRLASVAEIIAMKMDVIQRGGRKKDFWDIHELHEEYSFTGMLELHQQRYPYSHNRDLLIEKFTDFSAADNDFEPDCLRGKYWELIKLDLTDFKNTAR
- a CDS encoding plasmid maintenance system antidote protein, yielding MQTIKLSGIHPGIILDRELKKRKIAKGRFALSLQEFPQTITAITKGRRGMNTALALKIESALGFEEGYFMMLQVYYEIARLKREQAKTHPLTTKLRAVLFWDTRFDLIDWEKNKAAIIKRVFERGNDAEKQAIINYYGQTAIDSVLGKNEH